In Colletotrichum lupini chromosome 6, complete sequence, a single window of DNA contains:
- a CDS encoding cofactor FMO1 FAD enzyme, translating to MAPTIDTLIIGAGPSGLCAAKTLLQHDPAAEILILDGRASVGGVWSKEQIYPNLKTNNLVSAIDFSDFPMDPKRFGVKIGEHVPGKVMHEYLVAYAKHFGVWDKIQLNTKVVRVTRPEDEGQWNVDVEKNGEAKTVTCTRLIVATGVLTVPHMPDITSSEDFNAPIIHSSDLGPKAELFSSPEITTVAVLGGSKSAYDAVHLAASTGHKVRWLIRRSGRGPVWVAPAFTQLGPFKVWRERLVTRRICAFMSPCVFPDFSGLAWVRRFLHESAVGRVLSKTFWKLIRHDTINDCGYQTDEKTKVLQPEQNMFWYGTASGILSFDDDFFEYVRNGTVQIYREDIDHLSDHNIHFTDGSSISADLLVTSTGFSAKPTINFEPASLHSDLGIPSTSLGLKQEAFWNDANAKADAAIGARFPRLLDGPFQSPTSSKTKSFNPGASAEVSYTPWRLYRGIAPPGLAARDDRSLVFLGAFSNLANIMRLEVQCLWMLAYFENGIPNFDVDRRAGRVFEETALFQRWAQHRAPYGHGRCYPDLVFDQLPYWDMLLGDVGVETARKDGMWAELFESYTPMDYRGMVQDWIDQNR from the exons ATGGCGCCCACAATCGATACCCTCATCATCGGCGCAGGTCCCAGCGGACTCTGCGCTGCAAAGACACTCCTTCAGCATGACCCAGCCGCCGAGATACTCATCCTTGATGGCCGCGCCTCGGTCGGTGGTGTCTGGTCGAAAGAGCAGATCTACCCGAACCTGAAGACGAATAACCTCGTCTCGGCGATCGATTTCTCAGACTTCCCTATGGACCCCAAGCGCTTCGGGGTCAAGATCGGCGAACATGTTCCTGGCAAGGTCATGCATGAGTACCTCGTCGCATACGCAAAGCACTTTGGCGTCTGGGACAAGATCCAGTTGAACACAAAGGTCGTACGGGTGACTCGCCCAGAAGATGAAGGGCAATGGAACGTCGACGTTGAAAAGAACGGCGAAGCAAAGACCGTGACCTGCACACGCCTCATCGTCGCAACGGGCGTTCTCACCGTACCGCACATGCCCGACATCACCAGCTCCGAAGACTTCAACGCTCCCATCATCCACTCTTCCGATCTTGGTCCCAAAGCAGAACTGTTCTCTTCTCCCGAAATCACGACCGTTGCAGTCCTAGGCGGGAGCAAGTCTGCCTACGACGCCGTCCACTTGGCTGCATCTACAGGCCACAAGGTCCGGTGGCTTATTCGTCGTTCCGGCCGCGGACCTGTGTGGGTTGCACCGGCGTTCACGCAGCTCGGGCCGTTCAAGGTCTGGCGCGAAAGGCTTGTAACTAGAAGAATCTGCGCGTTCATGTCGCCGTGCGTGTTTCCTGATTTCTCGGGTCTCGCGTGGGTGAGACGGTTTCTGCATGAAAGCGCTGTGGGCCGCGTGTTGAGCAAGACTTTTTGGAAGTTGATCCGTCATGACACGATCAATGATTGCGGATACCAGACGGACGAGAAGACGAAGGTGCTGCAGCCGGAGCAGAACATGTTCTG GTACGGCACTGCTTCTGGTATCCTCAGcttcgacgacgatttcttcgAGTATGTCCGCAACGGCACGGTCCAAATCTACCGCGAAGACATCGATCACCTATCCGACCATAATATCCACTTCACCGACGGCTCAAGCATCTCCGCCGACCTCTTGGTCACATCAACCGGCTTCTCAGCAAAGCCAACCATCAACTTCGAACCTGCATCTCTCCATTCCGATCTCGGCATCCCCTCCACATCTCTAGGACTCAAACAAGAAGCATTCTGGAACGACGCAAACGCAAAGGCAGACGCCGCCATCGGCGCGCGCTTCCCACGCCTCCTAGACGGCCCTTTCCAAAGCCCCACATCCTCAAAGACAAAGTCCTTCAACCCCGGTGCGTCAGCAGAGGTTTCCTACACCCCCTGGCGCCTCTACCGCGGCATCGCTCCCCCAGGCCTCGCCGCTCGCGACGACCGCTCTCTCGTCTTCCTCGGCGCCTTCAGCAACCTCGCCAACATCATGCGCCTCGAGGTGCAGTGCCTCTGGATGCTGGCGTACTTTGAAAACGGGATCCCCAACTTTGACGTCGACCGCCGCGCGGGCCGCGTCTTTGAGGAGACGGCGTTGTTCCAGCGGTGGGCGCAGCACCGGGCGCCGTACGGGCACGGTCGGTGTTATCCGGATCTGGTTTTCGATCAATTGCCGTATTGGGATATGTTGCTCGGCGATGTCGGGGTGGAGACGGCGCGGAAGGACGGCATGTGGGCCGAGTTGTTTGAGAGCTACACGCCGATGGACTACCGGGGCATGGTGCAGGATTGGATTGACCAGAACCGATAG